From one Phocaeicola salanitronis DSM 18170 genomic stretch:
- a CDS encoding MotA/TolQ/ExbB proton channel family protein has product METTKKQKQGFKGIEAAGLVIIACFIVALCIYKFVLGDPSNFMNNDPNNHPLPGNMLGTIYKGGVVVPVIQTLLLTVIALSVERYFTIRAAFGRGKLVKFVAQIKDALAKNDMQTAQTLCDKQRGSVANVVGATLQTYREMEANTELDKDQKVLAIQKSLEEATALEMPMLQQNLPIIGTITTLGTLMGLLGTVIGMIRSFAALSAGGGTDSVALSTGISEALINTAFGILTGALAVISYNYFTNKIDKLTYSLDEVGFSIVQTFNATHK; this is encoded by the coding sequence ATGGAAACTACTAAAAAACAAAAACAAGGATTTAAGGGAATTGAAGCTGCTGGTTTAGTTATTATCGCATGCTTTATCGTTGCATTGTGTATTTATAAGTTCGTGTTGGGAGATCCTTCGAACTTTATGAATAATGACCCGAATAACCACCCGCTGCCGGGTAACATGTTGGGTACTATCTACAAAGGTGGTGTTGTCGTACCGGTTATCCAGACATTGTTGCTGACTGTTATTGCATTGAGCGTTGAACGTTATTTCACTATCCGTGCTGCTTTCGGCCGTGGTAAATTGGTTAAATTCGTAGCTCAAATCAAAGACGCTTTGGCAAAGAACGACATGCAGACTGCTCAAACATTGTGCGACAAGCAACGTGGTTCTGTTGCAAACGTAGTAGGTGCAACTTTGCAGACTTACCGCGAAATGGAAGCAAACACTGAATTGGACAAAGACCAGAAGGTATTGGCTATCCAGAAGTCATTGGAAGAAGCTACTGCATTGGAAATGCCGATGTTGCAGCAGAACTTGCCGATTATCGGTACGATTACTACACTGGGTACATTGATGGGATTGCTCGGTACAGTTATCGGTATGATCCGTTCATTTGCCGCTCTGTCTGCTGGTGGTGGTACTGACTCAGTTGCGTTGTCAACCGGTATTTCTGAAGCCTTGATCAACACTGCATTCGGTATCTTGACTGGTGCGTTGGCAGTTATTTCTTACAACTACTTTACTAACAAGATTGATAAACTGACTTACAGCCTTGACGAAGTAGGCTTCTCTATCGTACAGACATTCAACGCTACCCATAAATAA
- a CDS encoding glycosyltransferase, whose product MRYSLIIPVYNRPDEVDELLDSLTKQHFQDFEVLVVEDGSSVPCESVVDRYADLLNIHYLRKPNSGPGQTRNFGAERSRGEYLLILDSDCVLPPNYLDAVEEELQREPADAFGGPDRAHDSFTRVQKAINYAMTSFFTTGGIRGGKKKMDKFYPRSFNMGVRRDVYQALGGFSKMRFGEDIDFSIRIFKAGYRCRLFPEAWVWHKRRTGWRKFFKQVYNSGIARINLYKKYPESLKLVHTLPALFTLGVCAILLSSWLFPWSLSLLLVFVLVILIDASIRNKSLFIGVLSVIAAFIQLIGYGTGFLSAWWKRCVCKEGEFAAFEKNFYQ is encoded by the coding sequence ATGCGGTATTCATTGATTATACCCGTGTACAATCGTCCGGATGAAGTAGACGAATTGTTGGACAGCCTGACCAAACAACATTTTCAGGATTTTGAAGTGTTGGTGGTTGAGGACGGTTCTTCTGTGCCGTGTGAGTCTGTAGTAGACCGATATGCTGACTTATTGAATATTCATTATTTGAGAAAGCCTAATTCCGGTCCCGGACAGACACGTAATTTTGGTGCAGAGCGGAGCAGGGGAGAATATCTTCTGATTTTAGATTCCGATTGTGTGCTTCCGCCAAACTATTTGGATGCGGTTGAAGAGGAGTTGCAAAGAGAACCCGCCGATGCTTTTGGCGGTCCCGACCGTGCGCATGATTCGTTCACGCGTGTGCAAAAGGCGATTAATTATGCCATGACTTCGTTCTTTACTACGGGAGGTATCCGGGGTGGGAAGAAAAAAATGGATAAATTTTATCCTCGCAGTTTCAATATGGGAGTGCGGAGAGATGTATATCAGGCGTTAGGTGGTTTCTCGAAGATGCGTTTTGGCGAGGATATTGATTTCAGCATTCGAATCTTTAAGGCTGGTTATCGTTGCCGCCTATTCCCCGAGGCATGGGTGTGGCACAAGCGGCGTACCGGCTGGCGGAAGTTCTTCAAGCAAGTCTATAATTCCGGTATTGCGCGAATCAATCTTTATAAGAAATATCCGGAATCGTTGAAGTTGGTGCATACCCTGCCGGCATTGTTTACTTTGGGCGTTTGTGCCATTTTGCTTAGCTCTTGGCTTTTCCCTTGGAGCTTGTCGCTTTTGTTGGTATTTGTATTGGTTATTTTAATAGATGCTTCTATTCGAAATAAAAGTCTTTTCATTGGTGTACTTTCCGTAATTGCTGCGTTTATTCAATTGATAGGCTACGGAACAGGCTTCCTTTCGGCGTGGTGGAAACGCTGTGTGTGCAAGGAAGGCGAGTTCGCCGCATTTGAAAAGAACTTTTATCAGTAA
- the radC gene encoding RadC family protein — translation MDEKLTISQWAEEDRPREKLMQQGAFALSNAELLAILIGSGNTEESAVGLMRRVLDRYHNSLNELGKASIEDLCRFKGIGPAKAVTVLAASELGKRRAEETPKERKLIRCSKDIYELFHPLMCDLPVEECWILLLNQSSKVIDRMRISQGGLAATQVDVRCILREALLKRAVSLVVCHNHPSGSTVPSSDDDRLTQAVRQAAATMNIRLLDHLIVTDGAYYSYSDEGKL, via the coding sequence ATGGATGAGAAATTGACTATTAGCCAGTGGGCGGAAGAAGACCGTCCGCGGGAAAAATTGATGCAGCAAGGTGCTTTCGCGTTGAGTAATGCGGAACTCCTTGCTATTTTGATTGGTTCGGGGAATACCGAAGAGTCTGCTGTCGGCTTGATGCGTAGGGTGCTTGACCGTTATCACAATAGCTTGAATGAATTGGGAAAGGCGAGTATCGAAGATTTGTGCCGTTTCAAGGGCATCGGTCCGGCAAAGGCGGTAACAGTCCTCGCAGCTTCCGAGTTGGGGAAACGGCGTGCGGAAGAAACACCGAAAGAGCGCAAGCTGATACGCTGTTCGAAAGACATTTACGAATTGTTTCATCCGTTGATGTGCGACTTGCCCGTAGAGGAATGCTGGATATTGCTTCTTAACCAGTCTTCTAAGGTTATCGATAGGATGCGTATCAGCCAGGGAGGGTTGGCTGCTACGCAAGTGGATGTACGTTGTATCCTGCGCGAAGCGCTGCTGAAACGTGCCGTATCATTGGTCGTATGCCATAATCACCCGTCGGGGAGTACGGTGCCCAGTAGTGATGACGACCGTTTGACACAAGCTGTCCGGCAAGCGGCTGCTACGATGAATATCCGTTTGCTCGACCATCTGATAGTGACCGATGGCGCTTATTACAGTTATTCAGATGAAGGAAAGCTTTAA
- a CDS encoding tetratricopeptide repeat protein has product MKIRFLSAICFSFLLSASLYAQEPLSSDLTQQIEKIAAQIKDNPDAAEDGFNELLKGKNKKNASLLAAIGKAYLDNGKTDIAKEYAEDARKADSKNGASYVLNGDIALSVKDVGTACGYYEQAILFDENCFEAYYKYANAYIGVNPQLSVNMLLKLKEKHPDELRVDRELANAYYQMGSYSKAKQVFDEYMKKGQPDVQDYSRYSMLLYLNKDYAQSLEMVNKGLSMEADNHLLKRLKMYDLYETKAYAEGIQASDVFFADPSNPDYVYMDYLYRARLYAANNEIDKAMVEFDKAMKADDANVHPEIAKEASEAMQKVQNYPEAIRLYKQYLDEMKDKAEVTDLFMFGRLYYMAAGALSAAAADTTQAEAPVVAAVDTIQMKAYLIEADTIFAQVAERVPNNYLGNFWRARTNAMLDPETTQGLAKPYYEKALAVLEQNPKASKNILIECESYLGYYYFVKEEYEQSKVYWEKILAIDPENATAKQALEGLQP; this is encoded by the coding sequence ATGAAAATTAGATTTTTAAGTGCGATTTGCTTCAGTTTTTTATTATCTGCTTCATTGTATGCGCAGGAACCGCTTTCTTCTGACTTGACACAGCAGATAGAGAAAATTGCGGCGCAGATTAAAGATAATCCGGATGCGGCTGAAGATGGGTTCAATGAACTTCTGAAAGGTAAAAATAAAAAGAATGCTTCTTTGTTGGCTGCCATTGGAAAAGCTTATTTGGACAATGGCAAGACAGATATAGCGAAAGAATATGCAGAAGATGCAAGAAAGGCTGATTCAAAGAATGGTGCAAGCTATGTCTTGAACGGTGATATTGCATTGTCTGTAAAAGATGTCGGTACAGCTTGTGGCTATTATGAACAAGCGATATTGTTTGATGAAAATTGTTTTGAGGCTTATTATAAATATGCCAATGCCTATATCGGTGTAAATCCTCAGCTTTCTGTAAATATGTTGCTGAAGCTGAAGGAAAAACATCCCGATGAACTCCGTGTAGACCGTGAGCTGGCGAACGCTTATTATCAAATGGGTAGTTATAGTAAGGCAAAGCAGGTATTTGATGAATATATGAAGAAGGGACAGCCTGACGTACAGGATTATTCCCGTTATTCGATGCTGCTTTACTTGAACAAGGATTATGCCCAATCTTTGGAAATGGTGAATAAGGGTTTGTCTATGGAAGCCGATAACCATCTGCTGAAGCGTTTGAAGATGTACGATTTGTATGAGACAAAGGCGTATGCAGAAGGTATTCAGGCAAGTGATGTGTTCTTTGCAGACCCGAGCAATCCGGATTACGTATACATGGATTATTTGTATCGTGCACGTTTGTATGCGGCAAATAATGAAATCGACAAAGCAATGGTCGAGTTCGATAAAGCCATGAAGGCTGATGACGCGAATGTGCATCCTGAAATTGCGAAGGAAGCGTCAGAAGCAATGCAGAAAGTTCAGAATTATCCGGAAGCGATTCGTCTTTATAAACAATATTTGGATGAAATGAAGGATAAGGCTGAAGTTACAGACTTGTTTATGTTCGGACGTTTGTATTATATGGCTGCCGGGGCATTGTCTGCAGCGGCTGCTGATACTACTCAAGCGGAAGCGCCTGTCGTTGCTGCCGTTGATACCATTCAGATGAAGGCTTATTTGATAGAAGCTGATACGATTTTCGCTCAAGTGGCTGAACGTGTGCCTAATAATTATTTGGGTAATTTCTGGCGTGCGCGTACGAACGCGATGCTCGACCCTGAAACCACTCAAGGTTTGGCAAAGCCGTATTATGAAAAAGCATTGGCTGTCTTAGAGCAGAATCCGAAAGCTTCGAAGAATATACTTATCGAGTGCGAAAGCTATTTGGGATATTATTATTTTGTGAAAGAAGAATATGAACAATCTAAGGTTTATTGGGAGAAGATTCTTGCAATCGATCCTGAAAATGCTACTGCTAAACAGGCATTGGAAGGACTCCAACCTTAA
- a CDS encoding DedA family protein: MDFLLDFILHIDQYMIEIVQNYHTWTYAILFLVIFCETGLVVTPFLPGDSLLFVAGAITALPDMPLEVHTLVLVVFIAAVAGDSCNYMIGHFLGKKLFSNPNSKIFKQSYLDKTHEFFRKYGGKTIIIARFVPIVRTFAPFVAGMGKMHYYYFMCYNLIGGALWVALFCYAGYFFGDLPFVQKNLKLLLVAIIVISLMPAIIEVLRAKLKR, from the coding sequence ATGGATTTTCTACTAGATTTTATTTTGCATATCGACCAGTATATGATCGAGATTGTGCAGAATTACCATACATGGACTTATGCTATTTTGTTTTTGGTGATATTTTGCGAGACAGGATTGGTTGTGACTCCTTTTCTTCCTGGCGATTCGTTGTTGTTTGTAGCTGGTGCAATAACCGCTTTGCCGGATATGCCTCTGGAAGTACATACATTGGTGCTGGTGGTGTTTATAGCTGCTGTAGCCGGAGATTCCTGCAATTATATGATTGGGCATTTCTTGGGAAAGAAATTGTTTAGTAATCCCAATTCCAAGATATTTAAGCAAAGCTATCTTGACAAGACGCATGAATTTTTCCGGAAATATGGAGGCAAGACTATTATTATTGCCCGCTTTGTTCCGATAGTCCGTACGTTCGCTCCTTTTGTGGCAGGTATGGGTAAAATGCATTATTATTATTTTATGTGTTACAACCTGATTGGCGGTGCTTTGTGGGTCGCTTTGTTTTGCTATGCAGGATATTTCTTTGGCGATCTTCCTTTTGTGCAGAAGAATCTGAAATTATTGTTAGTTGCTATTATTGTCATTTCGTTGATGCCTGCCATTATTGAGGTGTTGCGTGCTAAATTGAAAAGGTGA
- a CDS encoding bifunctional UDP-N-acetylmuramoyl-tripeptide:D-alanyl-D-alanine ligase/alanine racemase — MSSSIEEIVSVVGATRIGERQASISWILTDSRSLCFPEETLFFALKAKRNDGHKYIPELYARGVYNFVVAEVPEEMKNCTDVNFLVVGNVLKALQRLAGKHREQYQVPVIGITGSNGKTVVKEWLYQLLSPDKRIIRSPRSYNSQIGVPLSVWMMDEHTELGIFEAGISEMGEMETLEPIIRPTIGVLTNIGGAHQENFSSLQDKCMEKLLLFKECDVIVYNGDNELIRDCVSKSLFTAREIAWSMKDPERPLFIEKIEKDAAGTTIKYRYLGFFKEFRIPYIDDASIENSLHCLAVALYLMVPTEVIAERMAHLEPVAMRLEVKEGKNGCVLINDSYNSDFASLDIALDFMARRSEDKARRRTLILSDILETGQPGKLLYRQVAELVHSRGVDRLIGVGEEISASSSRFDVKEKQFFLTTEELMASGVLETLRNDIVLIKGARAFHFDAVSDFLELKVHETILEINLNALVDNLNYYRNKLKPETKLMCMVKASAYGAGPFEVAKTLEEHRVDYLAVAVADEGADLRKAGITCPIVIMNPEATAFKTMFAYRLEPNIYGFPILEEMIKAAEREGVSNFPIHIKIDTGMHRLGFSPHQDMQRLVERLHRQSAVIPRSVFSHLAGSDSERFDAFTRKQIETFEAAAAELQAGFGVKILRHVCNTAGIERYPGAQFDMVRLGIGLYGIDPFTNHILHNVSTLKTTILQIHDIPADETVGYSRKGVLYRDSRIATIPIGYADGLNRHLGNGHAYCLVNGKKAPYVGNICMDVCMIDVTDIDCKEGDKAIIFGDDLPVTVLAEALGTIPYEILTSVSNRVKRVYFQG; from the coding sequence ATGTCAAGCTCGATTGAAGAAATAGTCTCTGTGGTGGGGGCAACCCGTATCGGAGAGCGGCAAGCATCCATCAGTTGGATTCTGACCGATAGCCGTTCATTGTGTTTCCCGGAGGAAACGCTTTTTTTCGCATTGAAGGCCAAACGCAATGACGGGCATAAATACATCCCGGAATTGTATGCGCGAGGTGTGTATAACTTTGTGGTTGCAGAGGTTCCGGAAGAAATGAAAAACTGCACCGATGTGAATTTTCTGGTGGTAGGCAATGTGTTGAAAGCCCTGCAACGCCTTGCGGGGAAACATCGGGAACAATATCAGGTGCCCGTAATCGGAATAACCGGAAGCAATGGAAAGACCGTCGTGAAGGAATGGCTTTACCAGTTGTTGAGTCCGGACAAGCGAATCATCCGTTCGCCGCGCAGCTATAATTCGCAAATCGGAGTGCCTTTGTCTGTATGGATGATGGACGAACATACCGAATTGGGAATCTTCGAAGCCGGTATTTCTGAAATGGGTGAAATGGAAACCTTGGAGCCGATTATCCGTCCGACTATCGGTGTGCTGACCAATATCGGCGGGGCGCATCAGGAAAATTTCTCTTCGTTGCAGGACAAGTGCATGGAAAAGCTGCTTTTGTTCAAGGAATGTGATGTGATAGTGTATAACGGCGATAACGAACTGATTCGGGATTGCGTGTCGAAGTCCTTGTTTACAGCTCGTGAAATCGCATGGTCGATGAAGGACCCTGAACGTCCGCTTTTTATCGAGAAAATCGAAAAAGATGCGGCGGGCACTACCATCAAGTACCGTTATCTGGGTTTTTTTAAGGAATTCCGCATCCCTTATATCGACGACGCTTCGATTGAAAATTCATTGCATTGCCTGGCGGTGGCTTTGTATCTGATGGTACCTACGGAGGTGATAGCCGAGCGGATGGCACATCTGGAACCGGTGGCTATGCGTCTGGAGGTGAAAGAAGGCAAAAACGGCTGTGTGTTGATAAACGATAGTTATAACTCGGATTTCGCTTCATTGGATATCGCGCTTGATTTCATGGCGAGACGTTCGGAAGATAAAGCGCGCCGGCGCACATTGATTTTGTCGGATATCCTGGAGACGGGGCAGCCGGGCAAATTGCTCTACCGGCAAGTGGCAGAACTGGTGCATAGCCGCGGAGTAGACCGGCTGATTGGAGTAGGCGAGGAGATATCCGCATCGTCTTCCCGTTTCGATGTGAAGGAAAAGCAGTTCTTCCTTACGACTGAAGAGCTGATGGCATCGGGTGTGCTGGAAACGTTGCGGAATGACATTGTATTAATAAAAGGTGCACGCGCTTTCCATTTTGACGCCGTTTCGGATTTTCTGGAACTGAAAGTACATGAGACGATTCTCGAAATCAACCTGAATGCGTTGGTGGATAACCTGAATTATTACCGCAATAAGCTGAAGCCGGAAACGAAGCTGATGTGCATGGTGAAGGCATCGGCGTATGGAGCCGGTCCGTTCGAAGTGGCAAAAACATTGGAAGAGCATCGGGTGGATTACCTGGCGGTAGCTGTGGCGGATGAAGGTGCCGACTTGCGCAAGGCAGGCATTACGTGTCCGATTGTGATTATGAATCCTGAAGCTACGGCATTCAAGACCATGTTCGCTTACCGGCTGGAGCCGAATATTTACGGATTCCCGATACTGGAGGAAATGATAAAGGCAGCAGAACGTGAAGGGGTGTCTAATTTCCCGATTCATATCAAAATAGATACGGGTATGCACCGTTTGGGATTCTCTCCGCATCAGGATATGCAGCGCCTGGTAGAACGTTTGCACCGCCAGTCGGCGGTTATTCCCCGTTCGGTCTTCTCGCATTTGGCAGGAAGCGACTCGGAGCGCTTCGATGCGTTTACACGGAAACAGATTGAGACGTTCGAAGCCGCGGCGGCTGAGCTGCAAGCCGGATTCGGGGTTAAAATCTTGCGTCATGTATGCAATACGGCAGGCATAGAGCGTTATCCGGGAGCACAGTTCGACATGGTGCGGCTGGGCATCGGGCTGTATGGCATAGACCCGTTTACCAACCATATTTTACATAATGTAAGCACGTTGAAAACCACCATCTTGCAGATACATGATATTCCGGCGGATGAGACTGTAGGTTATAGCCGGAAAGGGGTCTTGTACCGCGACTCGCGGATTGCCACTATCCCTATCGGATATGCCGACGGGCTGAACCGGCATTTGGGCAACGGGCACGCTTATTGCCTGGTGAACGGGAAGAAGGCACCCTATGTTGGCAATATCTGCATGGATGTATGCATGATTGATGTGACGGATATTGATTGCAAGGAAGGGGACAAGGCTATCATCTTTGGAGATGATTTGCCGGTGACGGTACTGGCTGAGGCACTCGGTACCATCCCTTACGAAATCCTGACCAGCGTGTCCAATCGGGTAAAGCGTGTCTATTTTCAGGGGTAG
- a CDS encoding ExbD/TolR family protein, producing the protein MGKVQIKKKSMFIDMTAMSDVTVLLLTFFMLTGNFIKKEPVQVVTPGSVSEIKIPETNILQILVEPSGKIFMSLDKQQDMAATLEAVGKEYGLTFTPEEIKKFSVFQTFGVPMKNMKQFLALPGEEQDKILKDYGIPCDSVDNQFKSWIRNARMTNRDLRIAIKADQSTPYSVIKNVMSSLQDLKENRYNLITSLKKMSDE; encoded by the coding sequence ATGGGTAAAGTTCAAATTAAAAAGAAGTCCATGTTTATCGACATGACTGCCATGAGTGACGTGACCGTGTTGCTGCTTACTTTCTTTATGTTGACAGGTAACTTCATCAAGAAAGAGCCGGTACAGGTCGTTACTCCGGGTTCGGTTTCCGAAATCAAGATTCCGGAAACGAACATCCTGCAGATTCTTGTCGAGCCGAGTGGCAAGATTTTCATGAGTCTTGACAAGCAACAGGATATGGCAGCTACATTGGAAGCAGTAGGGAAAGAATATGGCCTGACCTTCACTCCTGAGGAGATTAAGAAGTTCTCTGTATTCCAGACATTCGGCGTTCCGATGAAGAACATGAAGCAGTTCCTTGCGCTTCCGGGCGAAGAGCAGGACAAGATATTGAAGGATTACGGAATCCCTTGTGACAGTGTGGACAATCAGTTCAAGTCTTGGATACGTAACGCACGCATGACAAACCGTGACCTGCGCATCGCTATCAAGGCCGACCAAAGCACTCCTTATTCTGTCATCAAGAACGTGATGAGTTCTCTTCAAGATTTGAAGGAAAACAGATACAATCTGATTACTTCATTGAAAAAAATGTCTGACGAATAA
- a CDS encoding energy transducer TonB encodes MAKIDLISLEWCDLIFKDKNKAYGAYKMRRDFGRRQLAAIIIVIVVAAVGFSLPRLIKMAIPEKEEVMTEVTQLSQLDEPEPKQEEIVKPVEQIAPPPQLKSTIKFTAPVIKKDEEVADEDELKSQDELTESKVQISIKDVEGSDDLDAVDIADLEALTQAPAEEKEEPYTMVEQMPQYPGGVQELMKYISKNLRYPAIAQENGIQGRVILRFVVSASGKVEDVQVLRSLDPYCDKEAVRVVESMPQWIPGKQNGRNVPVYYTLPVVFRLQ; translated from the coding sequence ATGGCAAAAATAGATTTGATTTCTTTGGAATGGTGTGACCTCATTTTCAAAGATAAAAATAAAGCGTATGGCGCATATAAGATGCGTCGCGATTTTGGTCGACGTCAGCTGGCTGCTATCATTATCGTGATTGTAGTTGCTGCTGTAGGTTTTTCCCTTCCGCGGTTGATTAAGATGGCGATTCCGGAGAAAGAAGAGGTGATGACAGAAGTAACCCAGCTTTCTCAGTTGGATGAACCGGAACCGAAGCAAGAGGAAATTGTAAAACCGGTTGAACAGATTGCTCCTCCTCCTCAGTTGAAGAGTACCATCAAGTTTACCGCTCCGGTCATCAAGAAGGATGAAGAAGTGGCAGACGAAGATGAATTGAAGAGTCAGGATGAATTGACTGAGTCTAAGGTTCAGATTTCTATTAAGGACGTAGAAGGTTCGGATGATTTGGATGCTGTGGATATCGCCGATTTGGAAGCGCTTACTCAAGCTCCGGCTGAAGAAAAAGAAGAACCGTATACGATGGTAGAACAGATGCCGCAGTATCCGGGTGGTGTACAGGAATTGATGAAGTACATTTCCAAGAACTTGCGTTATCCGGCTATCGCTCAAGAAAACGGTATTCAAGGACGTGTAATCTTGAGATTCGTCGTGTCTGCTTCTGGTAAGGTTGAAGATGTTCAGGTATTGCGTTCTTTGGACCCGTATTGTGATAAGGAAGCCGTTCGCGTGGTAGAGTCTATGCCACAATGGATTCCGGGTAAGCAAAACGGACGTAATGTGCCTGTATATTACACTTTGCCGGTTGTATTTAGATTGCAGTAA
- a CDS encoding PstS family phosphate ABC transporter substrate-binding protein, giving the protein MKRSLVACICLLLLLVSCNNKATKSDGQTWYSGSIQIAVDESLKPIMEEELQVYRALFPEAEVTPIYCSEVDAIKLFLQDSVRLVVANRRLSEEELNSFHTRKFFPESVLMAISGIALITHPENTDSLITVGQFRKILTGEMTSWKELNPESRLGDLSVVFDNPNSGTIHYAIDSICRGEKLASTLTALKSNDEVIDYVSKTPNALGVIGANWVGNSADSTRLSFNEAVKVMAVSGSGYATVGNSYKPYQAYLALREYPLVHDVFILINDPRTALPTGLMRFLTGERGQRIILKSGIVPATQPVRLVNVKDEF; this is encoded by the coding sequence ATGAAAAGAAGTTTAGTCGCATGTATTTGTCTTCTCTTGCTGTTGGTTTCTTGCAACAATAAGGCAACAAAGAGTGACGGGCAGACGTGGTATTCGGGGTCGATACAGATAGCGGTAGACGAATCTCTGAAACCGATAATGGAAGAAGAGTTGCAGGTGTACCGGGCATTGTTCCCTGAAGCAGAAGTCACTCCAATCTATTGCAGCGAAGTAGATGCCATCAAATTGTTTTTGCAAGACAGTGTGCGTCTGGTAGTTGCAAACCGTCGGTTGAGTGAAGAAGAACTGAATTCTTTTCATACACGGAAATTCTTTCCTGAATCTGTCCTGATGGCTATCAGTGGAATTGCCTTAATCACACATCCGGAAAATACGGATTCATTGATTACGGTAGGGCAGTTCCGCAAAATCCTCACAGGGGAGATGACGAGCTGGAAAGAGTTGAATCCTGAATCTCGTTTAGGAGACTTGAGTGTTGTGTTCGACAATCCTAATTCCGGGACTATTCATTATGCTATCGATTCAATCTGTAGAGGTGAGAAGTTGGCTTCCACACTTACCGCTCTGAAATCGAATGATGAGGTTATCGATTATGTGTCTAAAACCCCCAATGCTTTGGGAGTGATCGGAGCAAATTGGGTTGGCAATTCGGCAGATTCTACTCGTCTTTCGTTTAATGAAGCGGTGAAGGTAATGGCGGTCAGCGGCTCAGGATATGCAACGGTTGGTAATAGTTATAAGCCATACCAGGCTTACCTTGCTTTGAGAGAATATCCATTGGTTCACGATGTATTTATTTTGATAAACGATCCGCGTACGGCTTTGCCTACCGGTCTGATGAGGTTCTTGACCGGTGAAAGAGGTCAACGCATTATTCTGAAGTCAGGCATTGTACCGGCAACGCAGCCTGTTCGTTTGGTAAACGTGAAAGATGAGTTTTAA
- a CDS encoding ExbD/TolR family protein, whose amino-acid sequence MAEIQDNGGGKKGKGSKQKKMAVRVDFTPMVDMNMLLITFFMLCTSLSKPQTMEISMPTNDENITEDQQNKVKASQAITLLLDANNKIYYYEGEPNYEDYTSLKETTYTADGIRKVLLRKNYDAVKKVEELKVKKANLEITEDEYKEQVSEIKGAKNTPTVIIKATDKSTYKNLIDALDEMQICSIGKYVIVDITEGDQFLIDNYNSKGQLSSEAVS is encoded by the coding sequence ATGGCTGAAATACAAGATAATGGTGGAGGCAAAAAAGGAAAAGGCTCGAAGCAGAAGAAAATGGCTGTCCGTGTCGACTTTACGCCGATGGTGGATATGAACATGCTTCTGATCACTTTCTTTATGCTGTGTACCTCTTTGAGCAAGCCTCAAACGATGGAAATCAGTATGCCTACTAATGATGAAAATATTACTGAGGATCAGCAGAACAAGGTAAAGGCTTCGCAGGCTATTACGTTGTTGCTCGATGCGAATAATAAGATTTATTATTATGAAGGAGAGCCCAACTACGAAGATTATACTTCTTTGAAAGAAACTACTTACACGGCTGATGGCATCCGTAAGGTATTGCTTCGCAAGAACTACGATGCTGTAAAGAAAGTGGAAGAGCTGAAAGTGAAGAAGGCGAATCTGGAAATTACAGAAGACGAGTACAAGGAACAAGTCTCTGAAATTAAGGGCGCGAAGAATACACCGACGGTGATTATCAAGGCAACAGACAAGTCGACTTACAAGAACTTGATTGATGCATTGGACGAGATGCAGATTTGCAGTATTGGTAAGTATGTAATCGTGGACATCACAGAAGGTGACCAATTCTTGATTGACAACTACAATTCGAAAGGTCAATTGAGCAGTGAGGCAGTAAGTTGA